The window AATAACTTCTAGTCCAATTCCTAgtgaaatattttttactttccaGAAATGTCATGAACATATTTTCTGTCTGTATTCATTCATATTTCTGGTTTACTTAGCTAACATTAGAATCATAGTTATCTGTTACATTTCATTGCTGACCATATTCTACAATGCCAGAAGCCTGCATTTTCTTACGTTTTCAAATTCCTTATTCAATATTCTAAGACATACCTCATCAGGTGCTCAGAGAATTGATTTCATGTTCCTGGCAGCAATTCTGAATATCAGTGAGACTTTGTGATAGCTGACAAACTATATTACATAATCAACATAACAGAAAAAGAGACTTATTTTGAAACATTGTTTCTGAAGTTTTAGTTTGTCATAGAAAACAACATGTGGTGAAGTACTtcagaggaataatataaaaagcaaaatatttgtCAGTAGGCTTCATTTTTAATCCCCAGCTATTCCATGAGGGCTGCCAGCATGTTGTACAATGTTAACCACAGTCAggtaaatgttaatttttaaattaatttttacattttccagCAGAGGAATCATTTACTAATTTTCTGGGAATTTCATAAGCCAATGAATATTAACTACCACCCTAGGAAAGGGAGCTTTTCGTCTTAACAATAAAATAGTTAAATGTTATTGAATTTTAGGTATCAAATTGAATGGCTGAAATCTTAAGCCTTTTTTAGGATACCTTGGAGAGACAATGATGAAGAGGAAATTTTAATGAGAACAATAGAAGATACTTAATTATCAATTTTGTTGGAAGAAGAACTGTTTCCATTAGCTTGGTTGAATGGCCAGAAACCTAAAGGtgaaaagttattttcaaagagaggtatgtatataaatttttctgtctctgaaaaacaGCAATCCTGCCTTCCAGTGAATGCATACCCAAGTATAATCTGAGTAGAGAAGAATGTTAATGATCAATTGAAAAAGATTATCTGTTCTGTAATTTTTAGTCGTTCTTGTCGTTGCCCAATGAATGTATGAACAAAGTCACATGCTAACAGACATGAAATTATGCAAAGGATAAGCAATGTAAAATTGTAAAATTTATCAAGGCATTTCTGGATATAAGACTGTGAAACTTGCAAGTTCTGGCAGTAAAGTTGAGTCTTGAATCCCTTATATAGcctcatgttctttttcttaggTTTTAATAGCTGTGAAGAGAatccatgaccacagcaactctttcattgtgtcccataagattgggtctgttgtctcttttattttatccAATGTAAGAAAgatttctacttctttctttttgtctttaccCAATATTCATTCAGTAGAGAATTGTTAAGTTTACAAGAGTTTCTAAGTTCTCTATTTCTTGTGTTGTTTTTGATATCCATTGTTTATCTTTGGAAGTTCGACATGTTGCTGGattaccaaataaataaaattatttattttaattttcttaagacttgctttgtgtcagaatttatggtcaattttggagaaagttccatgagctgCAGTATAGAAGGTATATACCTTTTATATAtttaggtgaaatgttctgtaataTTTACTAGGCCCATTTGGTTTATAAAGCTTATCAGGTGaaacatttttctgtttaatttttatcttgatgacatgtccattggtgagagtagagTATTGAATCTCCCACTACCAATGTATGAGGGTCAATATGTCATTTTAGCTATAGTAACATTTCTTCTATAATCTTGGTTGCCCTTGTATTTGTGTATAgatgttaaaaattgaaatgtggtctctgctcctccctgttccagagacagccgcaTCTTCTTATGCAGTGCCAGCCTCGTCCCGTAGACAAAATGATGAAGATTGGTGTGAACACATTTGGTCATATTGGGCacctggttaccagggctgccttctgctctgtatttggcaaagtggagattgttgTCAACAATGACCCCTTTGTTGACCTCAAGTACacggtctacatgttccagtatgactctACCTATGGCAAATTCAACcccacagtcaaggctgagaatggaaaccttgtcatcaatgggaagtcCATCATCATCTTCCAGGAGTGAGATCCTGCTAACCTaaaatggggtgatgctggtgctgagtattTTGTGGAGTTTATTGGTAACTTcacattaattggggctggcttacaggttcagaggttcagtccattatcatcaaggtaggaaatATTAGCACCGTTCCTAATATTCTTAGGTCTGGTCTTTTCATGATCCAGACTTCCTGAATGATTTgagtctcaaaataattttaagccaGTATTTGTCTGACTGGATTACTTCACGAATGTAAAGGAAATCCCTAGAGCCTATACAGCTTATGAGTTACAAAAGATAGAATCcagactttttattattttatacatataagtgtTTGTtggcatgtatgtttatataacaTGTACAAATGTTAATGACTTTTGTCTTGAGAGCCTAAAAGATGAGTGTTAAAATCACCAGGCAGATATagtgcaggaggacctgagagttttacatcttcatctgaaggctgctaggagaatactgacttccagacagctaggatgagggtcttaaagcctacacccacagttatacacctactccaacaaggccacaccttcaactATTGNNNNNNNNNNNaaaatattttttctaactttataTCCAATTGaaagataatatccaaaatatataaaaaactgacaaaacatggtacttaaaaaaaagaaaagataagaacaAGTAATCCAATTAAAGAATGTAGAACAGATGTAAACACATAATTCTCAATAGACAAAATTCATTTGGCtgtgaaaactttaaaaagtgttcaacatccttagtactTATGGAAATGTTAATCAAGATTACTTTGAATTTCATTCTTACACTTCTCTGAATGGCTATGCTGGTGATGATATGCTGAAAGGAAACACTCATCTATTTCTGGTGGGAAAACAAACTTTCACAGCCTGAGCTTAGAGAGAGCTAGAAAGGTGAGCTGGGGTATTATGAGTAGCAATTGTTGATGATATTCTGCAGTGTGACAATCAAGAACTATGCAATGTTCTGTTATGCCTTCATATACATGGCTATAGTAAAGATGCATTATCCAACACAGTTGAGCACTATGATAAAGTGTGTTTtatgtttgattttgaattaacAGTTGACATTGCATATCCAAAAACCCTTAATTGCTGCCAACTTCTCATGatcccctgtcttagtcagggtttctattcctgcgcaAACAtaatgaccatgaagcaagttggggagggaagggtttatttggcttacttccacattgttttttatcacaaaggaagtcaggactggaactcaaacaggtcagaaagcaagagctgatacagaggccatggagggatgtcccttactggcttgcctcccctggcttgctcagcctgctctcttatagaacccaagatgtccagcccagggatggcaccacccacaagaggcccgacccccttgatcactaattgagaaaaggccccacagctggatctcatggaggcacttccccaactgaagctcccttctctgtgataactgcagcctgtgtcaagttggcacacaaaaccagccagttatCCCCACTATCAGCTAAATGGCCTCATAAATGATCATAGCCCACACTTCGAAAACCTGAGCTTTTGGAACACTGCCTGAATGGCAGTGGAAATCAGAGACCATACTATATAatgttatttacatatttaatatatgaagCTTATAGAGTTAGATTCTTAGATAAAATTATTGATTGTAAATGAACAAAACTCTATCCTTCACATTGTCTCATCAGACATTTTATGTACCTGAAACAGAGTGCATATGTCTAGATTCTTGTGTTGAGGAAGCATTGAAGATAACCAAGCACTATTTTACATGCTTTAGACTCAGTGAATACATGAGTACACATGTTAGATAAGGGTACTCTGTCTCAGTAAAAGGAAGACAATAGACAATCCCTAGTGACAAAAACAATTACTTTATGAAAGACCTAATTGCACTATCTCTATGAGATGGGACTTTAGAAACTGCACATGCTCAGTATACCCTTTTTctaatgtgtttatttctttttcttaggaGAAATAAAAAGGCCAACTGAAACAATTCCAAAAACATTAGTTTGTGGTCTATCCATTGTGATTGTGTTATACTTACTGACTAATATATCATACTTGACAGTTTTGACATCCCAGGAAATCATCTCTTCAGGTATGATGAGGGTTATTGATTTTAGGTAGTATGTTAATCAAAATGAGAGGCACACATAGTTTTTCTCTGGGATAGTTTCATTCTCATATAGATGGTTATAAAATGACATAGATGCATAATAAGGAAGGTTTGGTACAGAATACTTACTCAAAGAAGACACTGGATTGGAGTATTTACAAGTATATCTGCAACATAAGGACAATAAAGGGGATTatctgagagaggcatggcattGCACAATTTACAACTCATTCTACAGTATAGTAGCTGAGTTTTAGGCCATTCATACTGGGATATCTCTATCATGCAGTACCAGAGCTCCACAAATAGGATGtcctttttttctgaattatCACTAACAAACAGGTGGGTTTTGATAATATATGAGATAGGCAGCATAACAATCAGCAGAGCAAGAATTCATTTTTCTGCCACTGAGTTGTCTTGAAGTTCACAAATATCCACTTTTAAGTTGCTTTACTGGACAAAAACAATCACAGGATACAACACATTCAAGCAGTAAGAGATTCCTCCTAGAAAGAATTTGCCAAGTCACATTATGAATGTATGCctgcagaagaaaataaagaatgctCTTCTATTTTCTGTCAAGCAAAAAATAACTTTGacattctgaatttttatttaacttttgtaGATTCTGTTGGTGTCACATGGATGAGCAGAGTCTTTCCTTCCCTGCAATGGATAATTTCTTTGTTGATCTCAGCTTTCCTACTTGGCTCTGCTTCTTGTGGAATAGTTGCTGCATCAAGATTATTCTACTCTGCAAGTCAAGAGGGACAATTTCCTTCTATTTACTCAATGCTTAATGGCCATCACTCTCCAGTTGTAGGTGACATCCAGATtgttattttatcttctgttgcATTAATATTTTCAAGTATGATCTATTTGGTGAAATATGTTAGTCTTGGAGCATCATGTATAAATTTGCTACAAATGATCGGGTTGCTTAAGTTAAGGTACCAGAACCCTGACCTACCAAGACCTTATAAGGTAAGTCAACATGTAAATACTAATGTTCAATTCTGTCTTGTACAAGCTCTATGATATTCTTCTAACCAGTTGCAAACCTCATATGTGAAGCAACTGCCCTATGTCTTCCTTTCCAGCTTTTGTGATATGACATATTTAAAGATTCCTTCTTATTGTGTGAAATGTGAAAACTGATACACTTCAGGGAAGAAAGATGTCATCATTCTCTtcttaaaaccaaataaaaatactaaGGAGAAAACAATAGCTTCCATGCTCGAATGAACTCACTCAtattgccatggactgggttttcTGTGGGAATCCCTTGTTCTGGGGGATtagtagagttctggtcaggtgggcaaaaaaatTCGGTGGATGACAAACAGAGTTGACAaaaggaagtgctgaatctgagtatATTTGCAAAAGGTAAAATTCAAGCTTATACAGTATACAGAAAACaaggcagatgacaaaagtcacgtaggcagatgatggtcacatcaaggtcagtagatCAGGCATTCCGATGCAAAGCAGAAGAACAGTGGAACCCTTCCCTCTGGTGTTATCGTGGCAGTCCCAAGCTAGTTCTCTGgttctgttggaggcaagcacgaggaagtcccattctagcagttcctgagaatgcccttaagtaagggaagcccttcaattactctctgatatgtaaaacaattctgtcttctgtggaacttctctgagaattctatgtttacagttagcaatagtgcctgacctctattaCTAAACCTAAGGATATTCTGTCCGATATGGCAACTTCCTTATGAGAATTGCAAGCTACCAATAGCTTGGTATCAATATTAGgttatattggaacactgtgctggcaagggaacaatgtttaatcttagttttaactacttacgaatcatttctt is drawn from Mastomys coucha isolate ucsf_1 unplaced genomic scaffold, UCSF_Mcou_1 pScaffold17, whole genome shotgun sequence and contains these coding sequences:
- the LOC116094859 gene encoding solute carrier family 7 member 13-like, whose protein sequence is MFQYDSTYGKFNPTVKAENGNLVINGKSIIIFQDTYGNVNQDYFEFHSYTSLNGYAGEIKRPTETIPKTLVCGLSIVIVLYLLTNISYLTVLTSQEIISSDSVGVTWMSRVFPSLQWIISLLISAFLLGSASCGIVAASRLFYSASQEGQFPSIYSMLNGHHSPVVGDIQIVILSSVALIFSSMIYLVKYVSLGASCINLLQMIGLLKLRYQNPDLPRPYKVWLPCIFGSIALSLFVIFAPVIQSPNIEHVYQVMFLFCGLLCYWLQAKLNGHAVCFDTITCYCQLLFNVSPSENPEKLIPSPSPD